A region of the Gadus morhua chromosome 1, gadMor3.0, whole genome shotgun sequence genome:
GGGCACATGGTACACTATAGCGGATGCTGCCTTGTAAGACAATAATGCAGAGAAATTTTAtttaatcatccaaattaaaggTGATTTATGagatttaaatatattatatattatacacgATTTATAGTTTGATTAGTTAGAAGTGCAAGTTCAGCTATTAGTGTGTGAAATCCTCTGAGTATATGCTTTGAGTTCACTACGCCTGCCTGTTTATAcgacagtaaaaaaaatatgaaacgaTCCCGGCTCATATAATCTGGCCATCTCGTCCgggattggttcagggaatacATCTCCCTGCCAATAGCAGGTGCGTGAACTGTATCACTTCTATATGCGGGAGATCACAAGGGGCAAGGGATAAAAGTGTGATGGGacgtttttttggttgtttagtTTGAAAGGCTTGCCTACTTCGGCTCTcactcttattctctctctaaAACTCTTGAATATTATCTACAGCAACTTTGAATGGAAAATGTATtctgatttaaaaaaagaaaaataggcTACTATCTCCTCCAAACAAACACCAAACGAAAGCTCCCAGCTGTTTCTACAGGAAGCCAAGAAAACATCAGTCCCTGCAACTAATATGACACAGGCCCACATAGAGACGTTAAGAGTAATTGGTAATAGAAACAACAAAATCTATTTTGCCATATATATAAAGTGGCCAAGATTGTTTCGAGATTAAAGTTGCAGGTCATTCACCAAAGCCAAAGGATGGAAGGCCTACATGTAGCCTACAGTAGATAAAGGAGCGCCATCGGATTAATTAACACTACAGGTTAGAACGGACAATTCAAATGACTACTAGCAGCCTACACTATTTTGGAGGATTTAACACAAAATATAGCTAATCCTGCAGGCTAATCCTTAGATTGATCTGATCGCGATATATTGAATTAATTTTGTCGACCTTCATTAAATCATTTTCAGTTTGCTGGCAGTTGTGGACAGTAAGTCAgtggttggtgacccctgattCGCATCAATAGgccattttataataataaccgTTCCACCTAAAAagcagaaaaagagaaaaaaagagaaatgcgAGCTCTGAGAGCAACAGGAAAACCTCTCTGAGAACACATTCCATTAGACCCCGTCCACATCCACACAATAAGGGGTGGGACGTGAAAACTATATCAAATATGTAATCTTTCGGTCAGATCAGGAACATAAGGAGAATGCTCGTGCTTAATGAGACAGAACGGCGATTTTAGTTTTCCCCGAAGCGGAAGATAAGTTATGCAGCAAACTTCAGCTTCGAGTCGAGTGTTTATCAGCGCAGATTTGGGCTGAGATATGTAGCCTCCTCCATCCGTATCGCCCACGAGCCGAGGTGGTCAGTCCCGATAACTGGCACATCTTAGACATTGAATCGTAAATCTATTCGCGAATTGACACTTTTTTTTCCCGGAGAAAATGGAATAAGAAGATAGAAAGTTGTGGAATTATAGAGAAACATGGCTGGTGCGTGCTCGCGCCGCGCGTAACGTATCCAAGGTGTTAGATCAGAACAAGGAAACCATGCGATTTGGGTTTGATTCATCAAGATTGATGTAGAAGAATCTTTGATTTTAATGATATTCCGTCTACAAACAAGTCTTTCAGCCATCTGTTGAAATGGGGGTATAAGGCTTATTTGTGTCAAAGTGAAGAGCGAGTGGAATACAGGTAACGTAAAAAGGCATTCTTTCTATGTGTTTTAAGATGTATCCTTTGTTCTTACTAACCTACTGTCTTCTCCTTTTAACATAAGACACGTGTTATAGTTTATATAGGGCTACATGAACATTAACAGGTTTGGATATCCGCTGACGAATCGACGCTATGTGTGATTGCTGTGCGACCTGGCTCTATTCCATGACCTCTTACCCAAGCAAAGCTGAAACCAGTTGCATTATAAACGACTTGGATAGGCTAGGCTTAACCCCATCATTTGTTTATTACAGAGGTAAATATAAATTGGATCCTAATACAGCTTTTTTAGTGTTTGGATGCAAACTAGAGATATTTCAAACGCATTAGAGCGCATAtcttcaactctctctctctctctttctctctctctctctctctctctctctctctctctctctctctctctctctctctctctctctctctctctctctctctctctctctctctctctctctctctctctctctctctctctctttctctctctttttctgtctccctatctctctgtgtctctctttcgccctatctctctctaactctgtctctcattctccatctctctccctaaaaatctctatgtatctatgtcATGTTGAAAACCCTGTCAGTCAAAGGAAGTATCTTATTGCAGCAGGTATTCATGTGATTTGTCTCCCTTAATTGACATGTGTGAAGAACAATCGCTGGCATTTACTGTAACTAAAACAGAACAGCTAAGGCTGTGGCCATGTCCGTGCAGAGCAATACGATTGGTTCATGTCAACACACTGATTTAAAGGAATTACATTCACACCCTGGAGGTGAGGCCAATCAGATGGGCCTTTAGGGTCTTCGTCaaaggacatacacacacacaccaaccgtCCAGGTAGATGGGGAATTCCATTAAAAATAATGATGGGTGTGAAAGGCACCCATGATGACCTACAAGACCATTTCATCTTTCATCTTGGTGGTCTCATACAAGACGTCCCTATCAACCGTATTACATGACCGCAAGGATTTCCTCTGACGCTGCAAAGCGATCTGGTACCGCTAGGACGCAGAGAGCCATGGGCCTCTGTCGTCCACTCCCCCAACGTTACCGTCGGCCAGATGGAATGAGGGATTGGCTTCCGCCAGCCGCCAGCGGCCCCAGATCAGAGGGAGAGATGACAACTGCTCCGTTCCCACGGGGCGCCGCGGGGGCCAACGTCGAGACAGAACAGAGACAAACTAGAGGAGAGGAGTCTGAGATAGGACGTCTGGTGGAGCCCGGGCTGGTCCTGATGATGGAACGTTGATTACTGTAAAGCCACGTCAGATAGAAGAACTCCCCCCCACACTAATGGGATTTGTTtctgtgtggatgtggatgtgctGTGTgatgtatatgcgtgtgtgtgactgaagggggggggggggggggggggatacacacgtcacacacacacacacacacacacacacacacacacacacacacacacacacacacacacacacacacacacacacacacacacacacacacacacacacacacacacacacgctcacacacacacacacatatctacagTCCCAGGGACCTGCTGGCCCATAATGGCCCATGGCCGAATCTTCACTGAATTTCTCTGCTGATATCACTGACAAGAGAAACTGATTCTAATTTGATAGTTTCCTGTGTTTGCTTTCATTTGCAAATCCAAAGGCTTGACCTTTCTGCTGACATGTGGAATTCTCACAGCCCTTGACTCCCTCTTTCTTGCAGAAGAAGCTTCaaactgcttgtgtgtgtgtgtgtgtgtgtgtgtgtgtgtgtgtgtgtgtgtgtgtgtgtgtgtgtgtgtgtgtgtgtgtgtgtgtgtgtgtgtgcgtgtgtgcgtgcgtgcgtgtgaatctgggtaactttaaaaaaaagaatgttcATCTCTCCCCTTATGATGAATAGTTGCTTCTCAAAAACAACatatcatttaaaaagaaatCATAGAAAAGATAAAAAGCTGAACGTTGTTTTCTTTCACGTATCGATATCAGCCAAACCAAAAAGAACTCCCCAACTCATCTGGAACTCATTGAGAAACTAATGACTACAATTCTGACTTGTTTAATATTTCACTTGTCAAACCAGGCAGCCCGGAACTATCTGTCCCATAGTATCACTTCTCTGATACTGAAACAGTGACCAGGGCAGTCATGATTAAAAGTGTGGGTAGATATTAATCTCTTCGCAACAATACAACCTAGTAGTCACATTTACGACAGTTGGACATATGGTGCGAGTAACACAACAAAACGTGTGTTTTATAGCTCTACGAACATTATCACTATACTATTCACCTGAAGTGTATAATTGGGGCTAAACGGTGTCACTGCATGCAGGGTTACAGTGTGTTCCGGCCTGAAGAATGTTTGAATGCACATTTTCCCCCTGTAGTCCTCCGGCGTGCGTGACCCTTTGGCAGCGCAGGCCTAAACAATGGGCAGACCCCAGACCAGCCGCGCCCTCTCAATGGCAGGAAGTCAAGCCATCAATATTTACACTGCAACTCGTCTCGGAGGCCAGCATTGGACGGGGGACTTGTAGCACAGCACTTAATGCGgtctccaaaaaaaaacaaggcacTTGGGACATTACCTCAagaacatagacacacaggcacacagacacttaAATGGCTGGTCTGAATGTCGCCATGGAGGCGTACATGGGATCTCCAAATCAGAGCGACTAGAGAGCGGCAGACTGTCCGGACCCTTGCATTGTGTTGCCTCACGCCGGTGTTGGTGAAGAATGGATAATTCAATTTGGGCACATCTGTGTATTCTTAGTAACATAACACATAAAACATTGAAGACATAGTTTCTACCTGCTTCATCTTTTGTGACAGCCAAAAAGCCAATCCGCCACCAGGTCTGTGGTGTAACCCCACTCCATAGATGGCCATGAGGGTTACATAGCACAGTCTCAATATTATATGTTTGTCCTGTTCTACAGTGATGGGGAGGTCTGCTCTGCTTGTATTCCTGCTACTGGCTGTGATGTCTCTCTTCACCCGTGCGGTCCATGCAGGTGAGTTAAACCAGGGGAAAACCCTCTCTGAGTTTGCGTGAAATTGAATATGGTGTTTGCAAGTGTGGGTTTTCAATCACTAAATGTTTACCTCTTTCACTGGAGATGGATTCTGAGTTTCCCCTccccacattcacacatacgtagccacacacccactcacacacacggcgtctctctgtctcgcctGCTTCCCTTAAACTGTCCTTTTTTGGTTTCATTATCTAGCTCACGATCTTTTTCTGTCTCAGACCTGAAAAAAACGTAAACCCACAACCTGATCAAAATACCTCTTTGTGCCTCTGCTTGCCTGCTCTCTGAGAGATACCTCTCTAGTGCAGGAAGTGTAGTGAACATTTCTTGCTGTATTTCCGCCCTAGGAATACCAGGTCCTATTACTGGTAGGGCCGTATGACGTATGATCCTACCTTCACAAGcagtttgtttgtgcgtatgtgtgtgtgtgtgtgtgtgtttatgcttcaCCATTAATCTCTTCATTAGCCCTTTAGTCTCGGAAATCATCCAAAACCATTTGTCTTTAAATCATGGATTTATTAATTTGggattgtgggtgtgtgtgtgtgtgtttatttccaCATTTGTTTACCTAAACAACCCCACTCTTCTCATCTCCTGCAGTTGATGAAGCTGAGGCgaatctgctgtgtgtgtgtgacaaccgCAAAGGAACGTGCAGCAGCAACGCGACCTGTAGAGGAGACGTGTGTTTCCACTCCACGGTGAACCTAGAGGAGGAACGAGGTTGCTTCTCCCACAGGAACCGCAAGGAGAACTGCGGCTCTAGTTTTGACGGCTTTTATATCCACTGCTGCTACACAGACCGCTGCAATGCCTTAACCACGCCACCGCCCAAAATAGGTCAGTTCCTCGCTAGTTTATGGGCAAATATGTGTTTAATCAATTAACTTGACTGCTAACTATACACTAACTCACTTTAAATCTTTCTAACTATAGTGGACTTTCTAACCTGACTCTTAAACCATGCATCTTAATGCTTAAACATTGTGGATGAAAGCCTTGAGTGTTACAGTGAGCATATAGCCTTGATGATTCATTAATCTGGTTCTGGACTAGAAATGCAGGACAAAGCATTGTGGGACACACAGGCAAGGCTGGATGGTGATATCCTCCAAAGAAGAGGTCATTTTTTCAAGCTCAGTCCTCAGTTAGAAAGCCAGAGCCTAGCCCCCTCTGTTGGATGGTTAGTGTAAGTTACACTTAAACTGCAGTAATTGTAGAATCAGCATTTATTGTAGAAACAGCGATTATTGCAGAATCAGTAGTTATTGTAGCATCAGTATCAGTAAAAAattgtgaaccccccccccccaaatattATTGCTATAACATGTAATAATCATCAACCACTGTCAAACAGTACCTCCAGAGAAGAGCCTTGTACTGTGGATCGCAGTGCCTCTCGCGTTGGCCTTCATCACGGGTGTAGCTCTATGTACCCTGAGGCTGTGGCTGCGCTCTCAACGGACGCACTGCAGACTTCTGGGTAAGGAGAAGGGCCGTGATTTAACCATGGTGAAAGTGGCCAGCGGAGAAGATCCAACGTACGGGGTAAGacttataatatatttattgcaaacattacattttacatttattacaAAGTTGTATAAGCGACACATAAAGTCCGGTTTTAATCACCAGTGCATCTGTGATACTTATTTACCTCTCTAGGAGCTCTTTGATGAGTTCTGTACGTCAGGAAGTGGCACCGGGCTGCCCTACCTGGTTCAGAGGACCATGGCCAGACAGATCTCCTTGGCAGAGTGTGTCGGTCAGTCTGTGTACCTGCTTCAAATAACTCTTATAACCACCAAATATGCATGTAGATACTTAAAGTTAGATAAAcacaggggcgttgctagacctagagctttgctggggcacaggcccccaactcccaatacttttctttttttttgttttatgtgcGCACAACATGAAATAGGTGGCTACAGAAGGCTgtgtacgagcttcaaaatcattattgacactgtcatactgtaggctatatattaaagcactggtaaaggtaaagattCAAAGATTCATAAGTACCGTACatgatatttatttaaacacatacacacctcaaagatttacaaactATAAGATCCTCTATCTGCAACCATTTAAGATAAGAAAGACTCAGATTCTTAGCTACCTCAACCTCAATCCACATTTCAAATAAGTatttcaggaaaataaagtaacaaataaagtaacaaacaaataaacaaaaagtctctttatgaccttcacctctttatgaccttcacctttTTATCTAAAGCAGTATTATGCAGGATGCTCCCTTTTAAGGAGAAGTTGTGCCTTAGGCTAACAAACTCTAACAAGATGGTAAAATTtaaaatgcacatgcacatgtatacacaaactgtgtggaaacagcattaGTTTGGCAGAACGACATGGACAAAAAATATATCTCCCCTATGTCACAGATATCCTCCTCCATATTCTGAATAGTTTTACATCTAGCCCCCATCATGTCCTCATCCAATTCTTgcttgtctccctcctcctcctccccctgcctggCCCTAGACTGCCCAGCCTGtgctctttctcccctctctcatcctcctcttcctcctcctcctcctcctcctcctcctcctcctcctccctcctcctcctcctcctcctcctcctcctcctcctcttccttctcctcctcctcctcctcctcctcctcctcctcctccctcctcctcctcctcctcctcctcctcctcctcctcctcctcttccttctcctcctcctcctcctccctcctcctcctcctcctcctcctcctcctcctcctcctcctcctccctcctcctcctcttcctcctcctccctcctcctcctccacctcctccagcactctTCCCCTCAATTAGTGTAGCAGCCACTAGCCAGCAGCATCCACATAGGCCTAGGTacagaggcgctgcatcccattaggcataccaggcaattgcttggggccccgggccactactagggggcccccaaaaaaacttaaaagacaaaaaaatcactccataacccccccccccccccccccccccgtcaacaatcgctccatcccccccccccgtcaacaatcggaACGAAGCCCCCTAAGAAtttctgcctagggcccccacactccctagaatcgcccctgcctagGTATACTCACTGCATGCATTTCATAGGCTTTCCTACTTAACAACAGGGAACCTTTTTCAGTATAGACAAAACTGAACAGGCAGAATTGAGATGTACTTCCCTCCAAGGCAAAACCAGTCAGATAGCCTATTACAGGTTgctatttgaaaatgagaaaacTATTGAATTTACCGTAGGGTCCTATAGTCATCCTGGCAATACTGCAGTTCTTTGTAGCTTAGATACTAAAGCCTTCATACTGACTTTTAGTGACTTTTAATATAGCCCACTCTGATTCTGTAGATTGTAGGCTACATTTTCAAATGCAGCAAACTTATTTAAGTTTGCCATTAAACGATTGATCAAATCACAGCACATCATACTTGCAATTGTTGGCTATTACCAGCATAAATATTAATGTTTACGTTAATGGGGGCAATTATCATACCTCCCTCGtcttcctcacctctcctcactgctcctctgcCTCTGTTCATGAAGAATTTCCTGATCATTTTTCAGAAGGCTAATGTTTAGTTTTAGAGGACAGATTCACAAAACAAATGCCGATACTtttacagggctctcaagttttgaagacagacaatttttcattcaatattaattttccacgtctgtgcgtgcacgcatggtgtgtctgtgtgtgtgtgtgtgtgtgtgtgtgtgtgtgtgtgtgtgtgtgtgtgtgtgtgtgtgtgtgtgtgtgtgtgtgtgtgtgtgtgtgtgtgtgtgtgagagagcaggCTGTAAAGCTGTGGGCTAGCAGCTAAATATAGGCTACAGActctcagtattgaaaaactgtgTAACATTCTCTGACACCAATCAAGTTgttattgtttgtgtcaaacaagttgtgaatttgttgttaCATTAAAACAAGGGATGACTTTCTCTgtgctgtttccagctccctTGGTTTCCACTGTGTTTACAACGAAACATTCAGAAGAAACACGTGAACGATTCCAGAATAACTATGCTTTTTTCATTGGctgttgcgttaaatcttacccagatgCAGTAGtgctattttctgattggctattatgtagcccctttctttttttgattggctggtaagtggCAGGCTCGACTCAGAACTcccgaggcagcaggagatgcgcTTGTGGTATCCTGTAGGTTCTATAGTGAGAGTGGAACTAATGCAGATTCATTTAATAATGATCACTGGAATTTTACcggggcactggagactttgACGGGGGCCAGTAAAAAAAgggggctgacgacgcctctggaTATACACAATCAGAAAAAGCCTGATGATTGTTACATTATCATTGTGTTGTTCTCCAAACAAGGTAAAGGGCGGTATGGAGAGGTGTGGAGGGGCACCTGGATGGGAGAGAGCGTGGCCGTGAAGATCTTCTCCTCCAGGGATGAACAGTCGTGGTTCAGGGAGACCGAGATCTACAACACTGTCCAGCTCCGACACGACAACATCCTGGGTAACCAAGCATGAACAAAgtatactatattatactacaaCGGCCTGTGTGTCGAAGCATGGATAAGGCatactatactatattatactacaaCATCCTGGGTAGCATAAACAGTAGCATACGCAAGTTAATTGGTTTCTCGCTAGGACATGAAGATCTTTTCTTATACTATGTTACACAATTCATACATAGATCTATTTTGTTATGATTACATTTAGTCGTTTCGTAGAAACGTTTATCATGGATTTAAAAGTGAGAACAACCGAAGTTCACTTCCTTCAAAAGTAGCACTGGTAgcattataatttattttagcaGTGCATAAAAGTTAAAGCAGAGATTTGATGCAACGCTTTTACAATTGAAATGAGAAGACCCtaaaacatgcaaaaaaatattttaaaaacaccTTCATATTGGTTACAGAACATTCTTTGCCTGGTCTGTGTCTCCCGTGACCTGTGTAGGTTTCATAGCATCAGACATGACCTCCAAGAACTCCAGCACCCAGCTGTGGCTCATCACCCACTTCCACGAGCTGGGCTCTCTGTACGACGTGCTGCAGTACAGCGCCTTGGACCCGGAGAGCTGCCTACAGATGTGTCTCTCCATAGCCTGTGGGCTGGTGCACCTCCACACAGAGATCTTCAGCTCACAGGGCAAGCCGGCCATCGCCCACCGGGACCTGAAGAGCCGCAACATCCTGGTCAAGAGGAATAGACAGTGCTGCATCGCTGACCTTGGtgagagatgggaggggggcGTTACGGTCCTGTTTAGCTCAACTGGTGTACCCTCACCATGATATTAAGATTGTCAGGCCGAAGGGTGCATTCCTGCTGTAGCCTGCCCTACTAAAGTTAGCCAACAAATGGCATAAtgtttctttcctttttctGGGTTCAAACACCTTAGTGATTGTGTCCACTTTGAGATAAAGTTGTGATACAGCAAGAATTAACCTCCGGTGGTGAACCGTAATCTTCACAGCCTTTCTTATCGCCTGTCTTCCAGGTTTGGCAGTGATCCATTCGCAGTCCAACGACGATCTGGACGTGGGGAACAACCCCCGCGTCGGAACCAAGCGCTACATGGCCCCCGAGGTCCTTGACGAGACCATCTGCGTTGACATCTTTGAGTCCTACAAGCAGACGGATATCTGGGCGCTGGGACTCGTCTTCTGGGAAATTACCCGAAGGACCAACGTCAATGGTTAGCAACCAGAAGTTGCTAGTACTTTTGCTAGTACTTTCCCAGTCCTGCGAGGTCTAAAGTATAAAACCGTAATAGCTCTATAGGCAAGAGAATATGAGTATATGGATATATTAAGAATTAGCCCAGGTCGTTCGTTACATTATGTTGAAAGAGTGTTTTTCTATCCGCatcctgcgtttgtgttgttgtttgttacGTTGTAAATCTGTTGCTTGCAATATGATGTGTAGAAGGCAGTtagctgtgtgtctctcctcagtCCTTTCTTTTCTGGCCCAGCTGTGTGTGGAGCTcagactgtgtctgtgtctcttatCTTCTATGCCGATTAGCAGTCCAGTAATTATAAACAGCGTTATCTGGCTTCAGCACTCACTCCAACATAGTCCAGATGCTTAATGTCCAAACACACATCCAGTTGCAAGAACGCATTTACACACtgccaaaaaacacacaaacaacttgaTCTCCCTGAGCTGTGTAGTCGCTGGGGAATCATTATCTGTCCCCTGCTCTCTTTTATTATCAGGGCCAACATATTTGGGAAAACACCCACATGAGCCTATCTTGCGTTGTGATAATGCTATTTCAGTAATGTATTAACCGATGGCTGTGTCCTGCATATTTATGTGGAAATATATTATAGGGGTTCCATGCTTATCTAACGCTTAATCCTAAAATAGATTAGAACCATTCTAATCTTCTCCAGTCTAGctaagatatatattttttgcaaagGTCCAACAGAATGCAATCCCTGGGTTTGTCCTTCTGTGTTTCAGGCATCGTGGAAGAGTACCAGCCTCCCTTCTTTGACATGGTGCCCTCAGACCCCAGCTACGAAGAGATGAAGAAGGTGGTGTGTGTAGACCAGCAGAGACCAAGCCCGCACAACAGGCTGCACTCACACCCGGTGAGACTACCCCGAAGCTATTACAGGCCCCATCAAAACCCAATCCCTGCTGTCCTCGTCAAAACCCAAGTAGGACCACTTCTGCTTGGTTTGGTTCCACAAAGAAACTAATTAGGGCTGATTATCAAGCTTTTAACCACCATGAATAAGAATCATATCACCTCTTTTTACAAAAATAGACCACTAAGTGCTGTTTCATTGTAAGCATAGGACGCATAGTGCAAAATGAATATTGATCTAAATCATTCTAGCATATTATTCAAAACAAGGCCAATTCAAAATTGTTCCATTAGTCAAATTATTTAGGCTGGGtacatctttaaaaaaaaaaaaaattgtgtttaTTGGTTTTCAAATAAACAAGTTTTACAGATCAGTAGAATGTTAATAATcatctatatttattcatttattttggaaaaacaagagaaagaactaatattaataatgaaaatCGGAAAAAATATCCATCacaaaatagatacatttacaaaaacacaatcatgttcatattgtaaaaataaagaaaagggaACGATTCACTTGCTTACGAGTTTCATCGAGGCACTGTTGAATACTATGTGGTAGGGTTCATCTTCGATGCTCCTCAtttgatgtgtctgtgtctgtgtccatgcCCACAGATCCTCTCCAGTGTTGTGAAGATCATGAAGGAGTGCTGGTCCCAGTGCCCGGCGGCCCGTCTCACAGCGCTGCGCGTGAGGAAGACGCTGTCTAAACTGGACCTCGTCCATGACTATGCATTAGACAAGCTCAAGCAGGACCTCTGAACCCGCTTCAGGAGAAGCAGTCAACAAACTTTTTTTGTCAGATTCCTGCGGGACTAGATGCCTACAATTAGCATATTGTTTGACTTGCGCAGTCACTACAATTTCGCTAAACGATTGGCTTTCAGCTATGGTGTCTAGACGATCGAGCCCCTGGAGGCTCTTTCTTCCGCCTAGCCTACTTTTCAGTCTACTATATTTCCAGCACTATAGCCCACTCCCACAGATGATGCGGTTTACCACTTGAGTCATATTTCCTCTTTTTGTTGTTATCTGCCAAGACTGTAGACGCAAAGAGGCCATGAAAGCACCTGGACACAGCTAAATATCTCCACTAATGTTAGGCTTTATTGTGTACTGAAACATGGTGCTCCCATTTCAATGAAGCTTCTTGAGTAACGTCATGACTTCAACAGAAACATAAAGCAATAATCCTGTCATAGCACTCATCCTCCAAGCAGTTATGATGAAGACTTATTATTTTACTATTATCATTTAATTGTTAtcctcttttttattttgtttttcttttttctttaatagTTGACCTATTTTTCTTATTCAGATTTGTATCTCGTAAAGCACTCATATAGGCCTATCTACATCGAAACGCTGTTCTGTGGATGACCAGTAGAGGTCATTAGAAAATAGGGATTTTACAGCAGTGCTGCGTGCAAGGATGATTCACACAAATGCGTTCTATCTTTTAATTGATTTAAGCGCCTCAATAGGCATCTCGAtcgataaatataaatatatatatttttgtattttcttttgcaTCCAAAGAAGTCATCGAAAAGTCCCACTTGTTCTATATgtctatttaaaaataaacgCATATCGACACATCAATAGATATGAAATCACATGGTGGTATCGAGATACCTATGCCTTATCTCACATGTATGCTCCACTCAGCGTAGG
Encoded here:
- the acvrl1 gene encoding serine/threonine-protein kinase receptor R3; this encodes MGRSALLVFLLLAVMSLFTRAVHAVDEAEANLLCVCDNRKGTCSSNATCRGDVCFHSTVNLEEERGCFSHRNRKENCGSSFDGFYIHCCYTDRCNALTTPPPKIVPPEKSLVLWIAVPLALAFITGVALCTLRLWLRSQRTHCRLLGKEKGRDLTMVKVASGEDPTYGELFDEFCTSGSGTGLPYLVQRTMARQISLAECVGKGRYGEVWRGTWMGESVAVKIFSSRDEQSWFRETEIYNTVQLRHDNILGFIASDMTSKNSSTQLWLITHFHELGSLYDVLQYSALDPESCLQMCLSIACGLVHLHTEIFSSQGKPAIAHRDLKSRNILVKRNRQCCIADLGLAVIHSQSNDDLDVGNNPRVGTKRYMAPEVLDETICVDIFESYKQTDIWALGLVFWEITRRTNVNGIVEEYQPPFFDMVPSDPSYEEMKKVVCVDQQRPSPHNRLHSHPILSSVVKIMKECWSQCPAARLTALRVRKTLSKLDLVHDYALDKLKQDL